Proteins encoded in a region of the Zunongwangia endophytica genome:
- a CDS encoding efflux RND transporter permease subunit, translating to MLKTFIERPVLSTVISIIIVILGVLGLSNLPIEQYPDIAPPTVKVSATYTGASAETILESVIIPIEEQINGVEGMTYITSSATNNGTAEITVYFEQDTDPDIDAVNVQNRVALANPLLPQEVTQAGVTTQKQQTSSLMFMSFYTTNPNYDATFLNNYLNINVVPEFKRVAGVGDVNVFSRQDYSMRIWLKPDRLTSYNLVPSDVISALNEQSLEAAAGTLGQNSGETFSYTIKYPGRYKEEGQYEDIIIKALGNGEFLRLKDVADIQLDAQSYQVSSNTLGNPSVSMAVYQTKGSNAQEIIKNIKSRLDELQKDFPDGIEVFIPYDTNEFLNASIEKVVHTLVEAFILVFIVVFIFLQDFRSTLIPAIAVPVSIIGTFFFLNLFGYSINLLTLFALVLAIGIVVDDAIVVVEAVHAKLDEGAKSAHDATLDAMHEISGAIISITLVMAAVFIPVTFITGPTGVFYEQFGITLIVAIAISAVNALTLSPALCALFLKPHDEDEDKDKKKNYLQRFYAAFNRGFNAMIQRYGKSLQFLYKNKWITVLILILSGVGIWWTATTTPTGFVPNEDRGIVFANVELPAGSSLDKTHQITEELYNKVKNIPGVDGLNMVDGFSLLNGQGSNYALGFIKLDNWSKRGEDSLSVEAITGKLFGTAATIPDANIIFFSPPSIPGFSSSSGVEVNLLDRSSGSFKDLDEANQKFMQSIMSHPEVQYAQTAFNTNYPQYQMDINIPLAKQTGVTISDIFATMQGYIGGIYAADFSRFGKQYRVYIQAYPNDRAEANDLNQMFVRTSTDEMSPLSEYVTLKRVYGPQSVTRFNLFNSTKLTVAMNPGFSSGDGIDIVNSEISKLGSNYTTAYSGLTREEVNAGSQTIMIFILCVVFVYFLLAAQYESYLLPFSVILSLPLGIFGAYISTKFMGLENNIYFQIALIMLVGLLAKNAILIVEFAIQRRRNGESIVDAGIDGAKARLRPILMTSFAFILGLMPLVLASGVGAEGNRSIGTGAVGGLLIGTLLGIFVIPILFIVFQWLQEKIGKKPEAVEKTES from the coding sequence ATGCTTAAAACATTTATAGAAAGGCCCGTCCTCTCTACAGTGATATCTATTATCATTGTTATTTTGGGAGTTTTGGGACTTAGCAATTTACCAATAGAGCAATACCCAGATATTGCACCACCAACGGTAAAAGTATCTGCTACTTATACAGGAGCCAGTGCAGAAACCATTTTGGAGAGTGTAATTATTCCTATTGAAGAGCAGATAAACGGAGTAGAAGGAATGACATACATTACTTCTAGTGCAACCAATAACGGTACTGCTGAAATCACTGTTTATTTTGAACAGGATACCGATCCCGATATCGATGCGGTAAACGTACAAAACAGGGTTGCCCTTGCCAATCCATTATTGCCGCAAGAGGTAACACAAGCTGGTGTAACCACGCAAAAGCAACAGACAAGTTCGCTGATGTTTATGTCTTTTTACACCACTAATCCTAATTATGATGCGACATTCTTAAACAATTACCTAAATATTAATGTTGTACCAGAATTTAAAAGGGTAGCTGGTGTTGGTGATGTAAACGTATTCTCTCGTCAGGATTACTCTATGAGAATATGGTTAAAACCAGACCGTTTAACTTCATATAATCTTGTCCCGTCAGATGTTATTTCTGCATTAAATGAGCAAAGTTTAGAGGCAGCAGCAGGTACACTGGGACAAAATAGTGGAGAAACATTCTCTTACACAATCAAATATCCAGGTCGTTACAAAGAAGAAGGACAGTACGAAGATATTATCATTAAAGCGCTTGGAAATGGAGAATTTCTAAGACTTAAAGATGTTGCAGATATTCAATTAGATGCCCAATCGTATCAGGTAAGCTCTAATACTTTAGGTAATCCTAGTGTGAGTATGGCGGTTTATCAAACTAAAGGCTCTAATGCACAGGAAATCATCAAAAACATTAAGTCTCGATTAGATGAACTTCAGAAAGATTTCCCTGACGGAATTGAGGTTTTTATTCCTTACGATACTAATGAATTTTTGAACGCTTCTATCGAGAAGGTGGTTCACACACTTGTTGAAGCATTTATCTTAGTATTTATTGTAGTATTTATATTCCTACAGGATTTTAGATCTACACTTATCCCTGCTATTGCAGTGCCGGTGTCGATTATTGGGACATTTTTCTTCCTGAATCTTTTTGGGTATTCCATAAACTTACTAACGTTATTTGCCCTCGTGCTGGCGATTGGTATTGTAGTGGATGATGCCATTGTGGTTGTAGAAGCCGTTCATGCTAAATTGGATGAAGGGGCTAAATCTGCACATGATGCTACATTAGATGCAATGCACGAAATTTCTGGTGCAATTATTTCTATTACACTTGTTATGGCAGCGGTTTTTATCCCCGTAACTTTTATTACAGGACCCACAGGTGTATTTTATGAGCAATTTGGTATTACATTAATTGTAGCCATTGCTATTTCTGCGGTAAACGCATTAACACTAAGTCCTGCGTTGTGTGCACTATTTTTAAAACCTCACGACGAAGATGAGGATAAAGACAAAAAGAAGAACTATTTACAGCGATTCTACGCAGCCTTCAACAGAGGATTCAATGCAATGATTCAACGTTACGGTAAATCATTACAGTTCCTTTATAAGAATAAATGGATTACAGTGCTAATCTTAATTTTATCGGGAGTAGGAATCTGGTGGACTGCCACAACTACCCCAACAGGTTTTGTTCCTAATGAAGATAGAGGAATCGTATTTGCCAACGTAGAATTGCCAGCAGGTTCTTCTTTAGATAAAACTCATCAAATTACTGAGGAGCTTTACAATAAAGTAAAGAATATCCCAGGTGTTGATGGATTGAACATGGTTGATGGATTTAGTTTGTTAAATGGACAGGGTAGTAACTATGCCTTAGGATTTATAAAATTAGACAATTGGAGTAAACGTGGTGAAGATTCGTTATCTGTAGAAGCAATTACAGGAAAACTTTTTGGAACCGCTGCGACTATCCCAGATGCTAATATTATATTCTTCTCTCCTCCTAGTATTCCAGGATTTAGTTCATCCTCGGGAGTAGAAGTGAATTTATTGGATCGCTCTAGCGGTAGCTTCAAAGATTTAGATGAAGCCAACCAAAAGTTCATGCAAAGCATCATGTCGCATCCTGAAGTGCAGTATGCACAAACGGCTTTCAATACTAACTATCCACAATATCAAATGGATATTAACATTCCACTTGCTAAGCAAACCGGAGTTACGATAAGTGACATTTTTGCAACAATGCAAGGATATATTGGTGGTATTTATGCGGCAGATTTTTCTAGATTTGGTAAACAATACAGGGTTTATATTCAGGCTTATCCTAATGATCGCGCAGAAGCTAACGACCTAAACCAAATGTTTGTTAGAACTTCAACAGATGAGATGTCTCCGTTAAGTGAGTACGTTACTTTAAAAAGGGTTTACGGTCCTCAATCTGTAACAAGGTTTAACCTGTTTAATTCAACTAAACTAACGGTTGCCATGAATCCTGGATTTAGTTCTGGTGATGGTATTGATATCGTAAATAGTGAGATTAGCAAATTAGGCTCTAACTATACTACAGCCTATTCAGGACTTACCAGAGAAGAGGTTAATGCTGGTAGCCAAACGATCATGATCTTTATTCTTTGTGTGGTATTTGTGTATTTCCTACTAGCAGCGCAATATGAAAGTTATTTACTTCCGTTTTCTGTAATTCTTTCTTTACCACTAGGTATTTTTGGAGCATATATCAGTACTAAATTTATGGGACTGGAAAATAATATTTACTTCCAGATCGCCTTGATCATGTTGGTTGGACTTTTAGCAAAGAATGCGATTCTTATCGTTGAGTTTGCGATACAACGTAGAAGAAACGGAGAGTCTATTGTAGATGCAGGTATCGACGGTGCTAAAGCACGTTTAAGACCTATTCTTATGACCTCTTTCGCCTTTATATTAGGTTTGATGCCGTTGGTATTAGCATCTGGTGTAGGAGCAGAAGGAAACCGATCTATAGGAACTGGTGCCGTAGGAGGATTATTAATAGGGACTTTATTAGGAATCTTTGTTATCCCAATTCTCTTTATCGTGTTCCAATGGCTACAGGAAAAGATAGGTAAGAAACCTGAAGCAGTAGAAAAAACAGAATCTTAG
- a CDS encoding helix-turn-helix domain-containing protein, giving the protein MHPFLEKVKRDGESFFVHHTKIEELLPMHSHNKHQLSYVEGGVAFLNTRNKSYFFPARHFIWIPAGREHNVTSRTSVKMIRNIFFPKWVIPQDHKLQERGGIFPVTNLLMEMIYHTAEWRGDISKKDGAEFEFLIAMKNIVLNVAENPLPIVLPTTENEILQPILRYIHLNIDQDLYLDKIAEEFGQTPRTLSRLFQRNMETSFLQYVKLTRIIKSMEMLLQTELSITEIAYSCGYNSISAFSYAFHQLIHRSPNEFRKQNV; this is encoded by the coding sequence ATGCATCCATTTTTAGAGAAAGTAAAACGAGATGGAGAAAGTTTCTTTGTACATCATACCAAAATTGAAGAACTACTTCCTATGCACAGTCACAACAAACATCAATTAAGTTATGTTGAAGGTGGAGTGGCTTTTTTAAATACGAGAAACAAATCTTATTTTTTCCCTGCGAGGCATTTTATTTGGATCCCGGCAGGAAGGGAGCATAATGTTACGTCGCGAACTTCAGTAAAAATGATCCGGAATATTTTCTTCCCAAAATGGGTTATCCCTCAAGATCATAAGCTCCAGGAACGCGGTGGAATCTTTCCTGTAACCAATCTTTTAATGGAAATGATTTATCATACTGCCGAGTGGCGAGGCGATATTTCAAAAAAAGATGGTGCCGAATTTGAGTTTCTAATCGCAATGAAAAATATTGTACTAAATGTTGCTGAAAATCCTTTGCCAATTGTTTTACCCACAACCGAAAATGAAATCTTACAACCTATTTTAAGGTATATACATCTTAATATCGATCAGGATTTGTATTTAGATAAAATAGCCGAAGAATTTGGACAAACTCCCCGTACGCTATCCCGGTTATTTCAGAGAAATATGGAGACGTCATTTCTACAATATGTAAAACTTACCCGCATTATAAAAAGTATGGAAATGCTTTTACAAACCGAACTTTCAATTACTGAAATTGCCTATAGTTGCGGCTATAATAGTATTTCTGCATTCAGTTATGCTTTTCATCAGTTAATTCATCGTTCCCCCAATGAATTTAGAAAACAGAATGTTTAG
- the amaB gene encoding L-piperidine-6-carboxylate dehydrogenase, which yields MSEIAKQFGIDKALKELGLQEINNGTSTGKDFFGNGEIIESYSPVDGALIGKVKATTADDYEKVITTAEKAFKEWRTMPAPQRGEIVRKFNDELRRLKEPLGKLVSYEMGKSYQEGLGEVQEMIDICDFAVGLSRQLHGLTMHSERPGHRMYEQYHPLGVVGVISAFNFPVAVWSWNTALAWVCGDACIWKGSEKTPLTSVACQNIAARVFSENGVPEGISCLITGDYTVGEMMTKDERIPLISATGSTRMGKTVAKEVAGRLGKSLLELGGNNAIIVTPDANIKNTVIGAVFGAVGSCGQRCTSTRRLIVHEDIYDKVKNAVVDAYKQIKIGNPLDENNHVGPLIDKDAVKNYQHALEKVVEEGGKVLVEGGVLEGEGYESGCYVKPAIAEAENHFEIVQHETFAPVLYIMKYKGDVADALELQNGVRQGLSSAIMTNNLREAERFLSVEGSDCGIANVNIGTSGAEIGGAFGGEKDTGGGRESGSDAWKVYMRRQTNTINYTTELPLAQGIKFDL from the coding sequence ATGAGTGAAATTGCTAAACAGTTCGGGATCGATAAAGCTTTAAAAGAATTAGGGCTACAAGAAATAAATAATGGAACTTCTACGGGGAAAGATTTTTTCGGTAACGGAGAAATTATCGAATCATATTCTCCGGTAGATGGAGCTTTGATTGGAAAAGTAAAAGCAACTACGGCAGATGATTACGAAAAAGTAATCACAACAGCAGAAAAAGCTTTTAAGGAGTGGCGAACAATGCCGGCACCACAACGCGGAGAAATTGTTAGAAAATTTAATGATGAATTACGCCGCTTAAAAGAACCACTAGGGAAACTCGTTTCTTACGAGATGGGAAAATCTTACCAAGAGGGTTTAGGTGAAGTTCAGGAAATGATCGATATCTGTGATTTCGCCGTAGGTCTTTCTCGACAATTACACGGATTAACGATGCATTCTGAACGTCCCGGACATAGAATGTACGAGCAATATCATCCGCTTGGAGTAGTAGGAGTAATTTCTGCATTTAACTTTCCTGTGGCCGTTTGGTCTTGGAATACCGCTTTAGCTTGGGTTTGTGGTGATGCTTGTATCTGGAAAGGTTCAGAGAAAACTCCGCTTACCTCGGTAGCTTGTCAAAACATTGCGGCACGTGTATTTTCTGAAAACGGAGTGCCAGAAGGGATTTCTTGTCTAATCACAGGAGATTATACCGTAGGAGAAATGATGACTAAAGATGAGCGTATTCCGCTAATTTCTGCAACCGGTTCTACCCGAATGGGCAAAACTGTAGCCAAAGAAGTTGCCGGACGTTTAGGGAAATCTCTTTTAGAATTAGGCGGAAATAACGCCATTATTGTTACTCCAGATGCGAATATTAAAAATACAGTAATCGGAGCTGTTTTTGGGGCGGTAGGAAGTTGCGGACAACGTTGTACTTCTACCCGTCGATTAATTGTTCACGAAGATATTTATGATAAAGTAAAAAATGCGGTTGTTGATGCCTACAAGCAAATTAAGATTGGCAACCCTTTAGATGAAAACAATCACGTGGGGCCGCTAATCGATAAAGATGCGGTGAAAAATTACCAACACGCTTTAGAAAAAGTAGTTGAAGAAGGGGGTAAGGTTTTAGTTGAAGGTGGTGTTTTAGAAGGTGAAGGTTACGAAAGCGGTTGTTATGTAAAACCAGCCATTGCCGAAGCTGAAAATCATTTTGAAATCGTGCAACACGAAACATTTGCTCCGGTACTTTATATTATGAAGTATAAAGGTGATGTTGCCGATGCTTTAGAATTACAAAACGGAGTTCGCCAAGGACTTTCTTCTGCAATTATGACCAATAATTTACGAGAAGCTGAGCGTTTCTTATCTGTGGAAGGTTCAGATTGTGGAATTGCCAATGTAAATATCGGGACTTCCGGTGCTGAAATTGGTGGCGCTTTTGGAGGTGAAAAAGATACCGGTGGTGGTCGCGAGTCTGGTTCTGATGCGTGGAAAGTTTATATGCGTAGACAAACCAATACCATAAATTACACTACAGAATTGCCGCTAGCGCAAGGGATAAAATTTGATTTATAG
- a CDS encoding phospholipase A, translated as MKIFFSLLFFCFLNTLNAQGLTKETLKDSLAVLPSFTIHKDNYFITGIPTHTSINKQTADAKYQISFKQLIFRKKVPQDSYLYIKYTQKAFWNIYEFSSPFEEINFNPGVAYSKYFYDKSGKVNSLGTLALEHESNGRDSIYSRSWNFVSLDFNLAINDKLIAGVKGWIPFSYKEGNPDLMDYSGYGQLNFDYEFIPNKLYAQLMIQKGLSWDWKGAARPRILYNPFNSVNQFLVLEWFTGYDENLIEYDQYRSVIRVGFLLKSNELDFLRSNK; from the coding sequence ATGAAGATCTTCTTTTCCCTGCTATTTTTCTGTTTTCTGAATACCCTAAATGCTCAAGGTCTTACCAAAGAGACCTTGAAAGACAGTCTTGCGGTATTGCCTTCTTTTACCATCCATAAAGACAATTACTTTATTACCGGGATTCCCACGCATACGTCCATCAATAAACAAACGGCAGATGCGAAATACCAGATTAGTTTTAAGCAGCTAATTTTCAGAAAAAAAGTTCCGCAGGATTCTTACTTATATATAAAATATACTCAAAAAGCATTTTGGAATATTTACGAGTTTTCCAGTCCTTTTGAGGAGATAAACTTCAACCCGGGAGTTGCTTATTCCAAATACTTTTATGATAAAAGCGGTAAAGTAAATTCTCTTGGAACGTTAGCTTTAGAACATGAATCTAACGGGCGTGATAGTATTTATTCTCGTAGTTGGAATTTTGTTTCTTTAGACTTCAATTTGGCTATTAATGATAAATTGATCGCCGGTGTAAAAGGATGGATTCCTTTTTCTTACAAAGAGGGTAATCCAGATTTGATGGATTATTCAGGATACGGCCAATTAAATTTTGATTATGAGTTTATCCCAAACAAGCTTTATGCACAATTGATGATCCAAAAAGGATTATCCTGGGATTGGAAAGGTGCTGCACGACCACGTATTTTATACAATCCTTTTAATAGCGTAAATCAGTTTTTAGTCTTAGAATGGTTTACGGGCTATGATGAAAATCTAATCGAATACGATCAATATCGTAGTGTTATACGTGTGGGCTTCCTTTTAAAAAGCAATGAGCTTGACTTTCTGCGCAGTAACAAATAA
- a CDS encoding 3-hydroxyanthranilate 3,4-dioxygenase translates to MAVAKPFNLNKWIEENRDTLKPPVGNRNLYRDAGDFIVMIVAGPNARKDYHYNETEELFYQLEGNIQVNIQEDGQKRTMELRPGDMYLNPGKIPHSPVREEGSLGLVVERKRAHLEGEDGLLWHCDNCNHKLYEVYFPLEDIEVDFLKHFKYFYENEDLRTCDNCGEVMPVDPRFVADES, encoded by the coding sequence ATGGCTGTTGCAAAACCTTTTAACCTTAACAAGTGGATCGAAGAGAATAGAGATACGCTAAAACCACCTGTTGGGAATCGAAATTTGTATAGAGATGCCGGTGATTTTATTGTAATGATCGTTGCCGGGCCTAATGCAAGAAAGGATTATCATTATAACGAAACTGAAGAATTATTCTATCAATTAGAAGGGAATATTCAGGTAAATATTCAAGAAGATGGACAGAAGAGAACGATGGAATTAAGACCTGGGGATATGTATTTAAATCCCGGTAAAATTCCGCATTCTCCCGTACGAGAAGAAGGTTCTTTGGGATTGGTTGTAGAGCGCAAAAGAGCGCATTTAGAAGGGGAAGATGGCTTGCTTTGGCATTGTGATAATTGCAACCATAAGTTATATGAGGTTTATTTTCCTTTGGAAGATATCGAAGTAGATTTTTTAAAGCATTTTAAATATTTCTACGAGAATGAAGATTTAAGAACCTGTGATAATTGTGGAGAGGTGATGCCTGTAGATCCACGATTTGTAGCCGATGAATCTTAG
- a CDS encoding TolC family protein, producing the protein MTHKISACLLFCFFSLSMSKIASAQVLKDSIPLSLEEAWSRANTYSKEIRLSAFDAEIGKEKIIDAKRQRLPEIGVEGSYGQLSNIPVFTDGFPNDADYIHLEDHTTYSAGVEAYFNLYNGNKTNLQIEEAETKQELLTYLEEETSAAIHYKVAEAYLQMQRSMEFNQLILQNIERNKKRLDQITKLYKNGVVLKSDLLRAKLQLSRQHTNLLEMKNQVELSTQSLNILVGFEDEQPIKPTDSIWVNILKAEQTYRDYRNEALDISPRTRIAEKQIEIKELQEKELKADKLPKIGLFGDYTYSYPQIKLYPYETAPYLLGVAGIKLSYNISALYHDKHKEEAAKIAVDRQKLEKQHTEDNLRKGVKAAYKHLQEDLEKIEISKMNIEQAQESYRIVNQTYFNQLSLLTDLLEADTQLLQAKFELVNNQISARLHYYQLLKITGEL; encoded by the coding sequence ATGACACATAAGATTTCAGCTTGCCTGCTATTTTGCTTTTTCTCTCTAAGTATGAGTAAAATAGCAAGCGCACAGGTTTTGAAAGACAGCATTCCTTTAAGTTTAGAAGAAGCTTGGAGCCGAGCCAATACCTATAGCAAAGAAATTCGACTTAGTGCGTTTGACGCCGAAATTGGAAAAGAAAAAATTATCGATGCTAAACGCCAGCGACTACCCGAGATAGGCGTAGAAGGTAGTTATGGACAGCTTTCTAATATTCCCGTTTTTACTGATGGATTTCCTAATGATGCGGATTATATTCACTTGGAAGATCACACCACTTACAGCGCTGGTGTAGAAGCCTACTTCAATTTATATAATGGGAATAAAACGAATCTTCAAATTGAAGAAGCTGAAACAAAGCAAGAATTGCTCACTTATCTGGAAGAAGAAACCAGTGCGGCCATTCATTATAAAGTAGCAGAAGCTTATTTGCAAATGCAGCGTTCTATGGAGTTTAATCAATTAATTCTTCAAAATATAGAACGAAATAAAAAGCGTTTAGATCAAATCACCAAATTGTATAAAAATGGCGTGGTTTTAAAAAGTGATTTGTTACGCGCAAAACTTCAGCTTTCACGACAGCACACAAATTTGTTGGAAATGAAAAATCAGGTTGAACTTTCCACGCAATCCCTAAATATTTTGGTGGGATTTGAAGATGAACAGCCCATAAAACCAACCGATAGTATTTGGGTGAATATTTTAAAAGCGGAACAAACTTATCGAGATTATAGGAATGAAGCACTAGACATTTCTCCCCGCACAAGAATTGCAGAGAAGCAAATCGAGATCAAAGAACTTCAGGAAAAAGAATTAAAAGCAGATAAGCTTCCTAAAATTGGGCTGTTTGGAGATTACACCTATTCTTATCCTCAAATTAAATTATACCCTTACGAAACAGCTCCGTATTTGTTGGGTGTTGCAGGAATCAAGCTTTCTTATAACATTTCAGCTTTATATCACGACAAGCATAAAGAAGAAGCTGCAAAGATTGCAGTAGATCGGCAAAAATTAGAAAAGCAACATACCGAAGATAATTTGAGAAAAGGTGTAAAAGCGGCCTATAAACATTTGCAGGAAGATCTAGAGAAGATAGAAATTTCTAAAATGAATATTGAACAGGCTCAGGAAAGCTATCGTATTGTTAACCAAACTTATTTCAATCAGCTTTCATTGCTAACAGATCTTTTAGAAGCCGATACGCAATTATTACAAGCGAAATTTGAACTGGTAAACAATCAAATTTCAGCAAGATTACATTATTACCAATTACTAAAAATCACAGGCGAATTATAA
- a CDS encoding GbsR/MarR family transcriptional regulator: MSCCSEEKSQLIEEIGVHFEQIHQLAPLAARIYAIMILSPKDGHTFDEILEITSASKSSVSTHLNHLLQLKKIEYFTKSGDRKRYFRASTFYLKNTLEEYHLNISEEIKLMDKIINFNTKNNNQKFQMNGQTALLFREYLESQKLNIENVIQKMSKIKS; this comes from the coding sequence ATGAGTTGTTGTTCAGAGGAAAAAAGCCAGTTGATTGAAGAGATAGGTGTGCACTTCGAACAGATTCATCAATTAGCTCCATTAGCGGCAAGAATCTATGCTATAATGATTCTTTCGCCAAAAGACGGGCATACTTTCGATGAAATTCTAGAGATCACAAGTGCAAGCAAAAGTTCAGTTTCTACGCATCTTAACCATCTTTTACAACTAAAGAAAATAGAATATTTCACGAAATCGGGAGATAGGAAACGATATTTCAGAGCGAGCACATTCTACTTAAAAAACACCCTCGAAGAATATCATCTCAACATTTCTGAAGAAATAAAATTGATGGACAAAATTATAAACTTCAATACAAAAAATAACAATCAAAAATTTCAAATGAATGGACAGACAGCTTTGCTCTTTAGAGAATATCTAGAGTCTCAAAAATTGAATATTGAGAATGTTATACAAAAAATGTCGAAAATAAAAAGCTAA
- a CDS encoding efflux RND transporter periplasmic adaptor subunit — translation MRKIKAYMGFVAGVLMLVSCGEDKSNQQQAQGQQQQAMPYPVISIPAKTLTGYNSYPTRIEGIVNSDVRAKVQGYIQEVLVDEGERVKKGQALFKLETQSLTQDANAAKASVNAAQVEVDKIKPLVEKDIVSEVQLETAKANLEQAKSKYEGITANIGYATVKSPVDGYVGSIRLRQGTLVGPTDSTPLTTVSDIEKVYAYFAMNESDYLDFIQSTEGENRQDKVNNFPEISLVLTNGETYGEKGKIQTVTGQVNQNTGTVSFRAIFDNPNQLITNGNSGTIKIPVTYKEVPVVPQNATFEQQGSIMAYKVADSNKVDAIKIKTKANVGNLYVITSGLKEGDKIVAKGAGKLRPGATIKPQEVPFDSIAKPVDQLFQ, via the coding sequence ATGAGAAAAATTAAAGCTTATATGGGTTTTGTCGCCGGAGTTCTCATGCTCGTATCTTGCGGAGAAGACAAATCGAATCAGCAACAAGCCCAAGGCCAGCAACAGCAGGCAATGCCTTATCCGGTAATTTCTATACCAGCAAAAACACTCACAGGATATAACTCCTACCCTACCAGAATTGAAGGTATTGTAAATAGTGATGTTCGTGCAAAAGTACAGGGATATATCCAGGAAGTACTAGTAGATGAAGGTGAACGTGTTAAAAAAGGACAGGCGCTATTTAAATTAGAAACCCAGTCACTAACACAAGATGCTAATGCTGCTAAAGCAAGTGTAAATGCTGCGCAGGTAGAAGTTGATAAAATTAAACCACTAGTTGAAAAAGATATTGTTAGTGAAGTTCAATTAGAAACGGCTAAAGCAAACTTAGAGCAGGCTAAAAGTAAATACGAAGGTATTACTGCTAATATTGGCTATGCAACGGTAAAAAGCCCGGTTGATGGTTATGTAGGTTCAATAAGATTAAGACAGGGAACTCTTGTAGGCCCAACAGATTCTACTCCTTTAACTACAGTTTCAGATATCGAAAAAGTATACGCATACTTTGCTATGAACGAGTCTGACTACTTAGATTTTATACAGTCTACAGAAGGAGAAAACCGCCAGGATAAAGTAAATAATTTCCCAGAAATTAGTCTTGTACTAACTAATGGTGAAACTTACGGAGAAAAAGGTAAAATCCAGACGGTTACAGGACAGGTTAATCAAAATACTGGTACGGTTAGTTTTAGAGCGATCTTCGACAATCCAAACCAGCTAATTACCAATGGTAATAGCGGAACGATCAAGATACCGGTAACATATAAAGAAGTTCCTGTAGTTCCACAAAACGCGACTTTCGAGCAACAAGGAAGCATTATGGCTTATAAAGTTGCCGATAGCAACAAAGTAGATGCCATAAAAATAAAAACCAAAGCGAATGTTGGTAATTTATATGTGATCACTTCTGGATTAAAAGAAGGCGATAAAATAGTTGCAAAAGGAGCTGGGAAACTAAGACCAGGCGCGACTATAAAACCTCAGGAAGTACCATTTGATAGCATCGCTAAGCCGGTAGATCAATTATTTCAATAA